The Cronobacter sakazakii genome has a window encoding:
- the bglB gene encoding beta-galactosidase BglB, producing MIVWPVKHSPLLRQPERFIARDELKAMIHKITDNLINIKDETGQFLLRLDDGRVIDTKGWAGWEWTHGVGLYGIYQYYRQTGDERMRAVIDDWFAARFAEGATTKNVNTMAPFLTLAYRYEETRDPALLPWLETWAEWAMYEMPRTDQGGMQHITLAEENHQQMWDDTLMMTVLPLAKIGKLLGRQAYVDEAIYQFLLHVQNLMDRKTGLWFHGWNYEGCHNFANARWARGNSWVTIVIPDFLELMDWPEQHPVRRYLTQVLARQAAALAECQDESGLWHTLLDDPRSYLEASATAGFACGLLKAVRKRYIGKEYGLVAEKAIKGVVANVSPQGELLQVSFGTGMGSDLDFYRQIPLTSMPYGQAMAILCLTEYLRTYL from the coding sequence ATGATTGTCTGGCCCGTAAAACACAGCCCGCTGCTGCGTCAGCCGGAGCGCTTCATTGCCCGTGATGAACTCAAGGCGATGATCCACAAAATTACCGACAACCTGATCAACATTAAAGATGAAACCGGGCAGTTCCTCCTGCGCCTTGATGACGGGCGCGTGATTGACACCAAAGGCTGGGCAGGCTGGGAGTGGACGCACGGGGTAGGGCTGTACGGCATCTATCAATATTACCGCCAGACCGGTGATGAGCGGATGCGCGCGGTGATTGACGACTGGTTCGCGGCGCGCTTTGCCGAAGGCGCCACCACTAAAAACGTCAACACGATGGCCCCGTTCCTGACGCTGGCGTACCGCTATGAAGAGACGCGCGACCCCGCGCTGTTACCCTGGCTTGAAACCTGGGCCGAATGGGCCATGTATGAAATGCCGCGCACCGACCAGGGCGGGATGCAGCACATCACGCTCGCTGAAGAGAATCATCAGCAGATGTGGGACGACACGCTGATGATGACGGTTCTGCCGCTCGCTAAAATCGGCAAGCTGCTCGGGCGTCAGGCGTACGTTGATGAGGCGATCTATCAGTTCCTGCTGCATGTGCAGAACCTGATGGACCGGAAAACCGGACTGTGGTTCCACGGCTGGAACTACGAAGGTTGCCATAATTTTGCGAACGCCCGCTGGGCGCGCGGCAATAGTTGGGTGACGATTGTTATCCCCGATTTTCTTGAGCTGATGGACTGGCCGGAGCAGCATCCGGTGCGCCGCTATCTGACGCAGGTGCTGGCGCGCCAGGCGGCGGCGCTTGCAGAGTGTCAGGATGAGAGCGGCTTGTGGCATACCCTTCTTGACGATCCCCGTTCCTACCTGGAGGCGTCCGCCACGGCCGGGTTCGCCTGCGGCCTGCTGAAGGCGGTGCGCAAGCGCTATATCGGCAAGGAGTACGGCCTGGTGGCGGAGAAGGCTATCAAAGGCGTAGTGGCGAACGTTTCGCCGCAGGGCGAGCTGTTGCAGGTATCGTTCGGCACCGGCATGGGAAGCGATCTCGACTTTTACCGGCAGATCCCGCTTACGTCGATGCCTTATGGTCAGGCAATGGCTATTCTGTGTCTGACGGAATACCTGCGCACTTATCTGTAA
- the argS gene encoding arginine--tRNA ligase has translation MNIQALLSEKVSQALIAAGAPADCEPQVRQSAKAQFGDYQANGVMAIAKKLGMPPRQFAEQALAHLDLTGIAAKTEIAGPGFINIFLDPAFLAKNIEAAVASDRAGVEKVSAPQTIVVDYSAPNVAKEMHVGHVRSTIIGDASVRTLEFLGHKVIRANHVGDWGTQFGMLIAYLEKQQQENAGEMALSDLEGFYREAKKHYDEDEAFAERARSYVVKLQGGDEYCREMWRKLVDITMTQNQITYQRLNVTLTRDDVMGESLYNPMLPGIVADLKAKGLAVESEGATVVFLDEFKNKEGEPMGVIIQKKDGGYLYTTTDIACAKYRYETLHADRVLYYIDSRQHQHLMQAWTIVRKAGYVPESVPLEHHMFGMMLGKDGKPFKTRAGGTIKLSELLDEALDRARRLVAGKNPDMPADELEKLANAVGIGAVKYADLSKSRTTDYIFDWDNMLAFEGNTAPYMQYAYTRVLSVFRKAGVKESELTAPVVIQDDREAQLAARLLQFEETLGVVARDGTPHVMCAYLYDLAGLFSGFYEHCPILTAETDALRQSRLKLALLTAKTLKLGLDTLGIETVERM, from the coding sequence GTGAATATTCAGGCTCTTCTCTCAGAAAAAGTCAGTCAGGCGCTGATTGCCGCAGGTGCGCCTGCGGATTGCGAACCGCAGGTTCGTCAGTCAGCCAAAGCGCAGTTCGGCGACTATCAGGCTAACGGCGTGATGGCTATCGCGAAAAAACTGGGCATGCCGCCGCGACAATTCGCCGAGCAGGCACTGGCCCATCTGGATCTCACCGGGATCGCCGCGAAGACCGAAATCGCAGGCCCTGGCTTTATCAATATTTTCCTCGATCCGGCATTCCTTGCGAAAAACATCGAGGCGGCTGTCGCCTCCGATCGCGCGGGCGTGGAAAAAGTCAGCGCGCCGCAGACCATCGTGGTGGATTACTCCGCACCAAACGTTGCTAAAGAGATGCACGTGGGCCACGTTCGCTCCACCATTATCGGTGATGCGTCCGTTCGTACTCTGGAGTTTCTCGGCCACAAAGTTATTCGCGCCAACCACGTCGGCGACTGGGGCACCCAGTTCGGTATGCTGATTGCTTATCTTGAGAAACAGCAGCAGGAAAATGCCGGCGAGATGGCGCTCTCGGATCTCGAAGGGTTCTATCGCGAAGCCAAAAAGCATTACGACGAAGATGAAGCGTTCGCCGAGCGCGCGCGCAGCTACGTGGTGAAACTGCAGGGCGGCGATGAATATTGCCGCGAGATGTGGCGCAAGCTCGTTGACATCACCATGACGCAGAATCAGATAACCTATCAGCGTCTTAATGTCACCCTGACGCGCGACGACGTGATGGGCGAGAGCCTTTACAACCCGATGCTGCCTGGCATTGTCGCCGATCTGAAAGCCAAAGGTCTGGCGGTGGAGAGCGAAGGCGCTACCGTGGTCTTCCTGGACGAGTTCAAAAATAAAGAAGGCGAGCCGATGGGCGTCATCATCCAGAAAAAGGATGGCGGCTACCTCTACACCACAACCGATATCGCCTGCGCGAAGTACCGCTACGAAACGCTGCATGCCGACCGCGTGCTCTACTACATCGACTCCCGTCAGCACCAGCATCTGATGCAGGCGTGGACCATCGTGCGTAAAGCGGGCTACGTGCCCGAATCTGTCCCGCTGGAGCACCACATGTTCGGCATGATGCTTGGCAAAGATGGCAAACCGTTTAAAACCCGCGCGGGCGGCACCATTAAGCTGTCCGAACTGCTGGACGAAGCGCTGGATCGCGCACGTCGCCTGGTTGCCGGCAAAAACCCAGATATGCCGGCCGACGAACTGGAGAAACTGGCGAACGCCGTCGGCATCGGCGCGGTGAAGTATGCGGATCTCTCGAAGAGCCGCACCACCGATTACATTTTCGACTGGGATAACATGCTGGCCTTCGAAGGCAACACTGCGCCGTATATGCAGTACGCCTATACCCGCGTGCTGTCGGTCTTCCGCAAAGCGGGCGTTAAAGAGAGTGAACTGACGGCACCGGTGGTGATTCAGGACGACCGCGAAGCACAGCTCGCCGCGCGCCTGTTGCAGTTCGAAGAGACGCTGGGCGTGGTGGCTCGTGACGGTACGCCGCACGTTATGTGCGCGTATCTCTACGATCTGGCGGGTCTGTTCTCCGGCTTCTACGAGCACTGCCCTATTCTCACCGCTGAAACCGACGCGCTGCGCCAGAGCCGCCTGAAGCTGGCGCTGCTGACCGCGAAAACGCTGAAGCTCGGTCTGGATACGCTCGGTATCGAAACCGTCGAACGCATGTAA
- a CDS encoding VOC family protein has translation MTHWHTPEELQDIRADLPRFEAALQTLAGRLALDIKGLHADHISLRCHQNATAERWRKGFEQCGTLLSENIINGRPICLFRLDEPVCVGPWRFTIVELPWPGEKRYPHEGWEHIEIVLPGAPESLNQRALALLGDEGLMAPDISVKTSSPAGEHERLPNPTLAVTDRIVTIKFHPYSIEEIVASEQQ, from the coding sequence ATGACCCACTGGCACACACCAGAAGAACTCCAGGATATCCGCGCGGATCTGCCGCGTTTTGAAGCGGCGTTACAGACGCTCGCCGGGCGTCTCGCGCTCGATATAAAAGGCCTGCACGCCGATCATATTTCGCTGCGCTGCCACCAGAACGCGACCGCCGAGCGCTGGCGTAAAGGGTTTGAGCAGTGCGGCACGCTGCTTAGCGAAAACATCATTAATGGCCGCCCCATCTGCCTTTTTCGCCTTGATGAGCCGGTCTGCGTCGGGCCGTGGCGCTTTACGATTGTCGAACTGCCGTGGCCTGGCGAAAAACGCTACCCGCATGAAGGCTGGGAACATATTGAAATCGTGCTGCCCGGCGCGCCGGAATCGCTCAACCAGCGCGCGCTGGCGCTGCTGGGCGACGAAGGGCTGATGGCACCGGATATTTCGGTGAAAACCAGTTCACCTGCAGGTGAGCATGAGCGGTTGCCGAACCCGACGCTCGCCGTCACCGACCGCATCGTCACCATCAAATTCCATCCGTATTCCATCGAAGAGATCGTCGCAAGCGAGCAGCAGTAA
- a CDS encoding SRPBCC family protein, giving the protein MQQTVKRTDLWINRDEPGLRRSLLIHRSAEELFDLWRAPSTLPRIMGHFAHITILSNTASHWAVRMPLGKTVEWDAYITDEERGHYISWASEKKATVPNAGRLTFRHISEERGTEVTLSLHFDPPGGFFGEWLSKKIDLVPEAMLSQALRRFKSLAETGEIATNKPQPAGRHGGMDKVEE; this is encoded by the coding sequence ATGCAACAAACCGTAAAACGTACCGATCTCTGGATTAACCGTGATGAGCCTGGGCTGCGCCGCTCCCTGCTTATCCATCGCTCCGCCGAGGAGCTGTTTGATTTATGGCGCGCGCCGTCTACCCTGCCACGCATCATGGGACATTTCGCCCACATTACCATTCTCAGCAACACCGCGTCCCACTGGGCCGTGCGAATGCCGCTTGGCAAAACCGTTGAGTGGGATGCCTATATCACCGATGAAGAGCGCGGCCATTACATCAGCTGGGCGTCTGAGAAAAAGGCCACCGTGCCGAACGCCGGCAGGCTGACGTTTCGTCATATCTCCGAGGAGCGCGGCACGGAAGTGACGCTTTCGCTGCATTTCGATCCTCCCGGCGGCTTTTTTGGCGAGTGGTTGTCGAAAAAAATCGATCTGGTGCCGGAGGCGATGCTGAGCCAGGCGCTGCGGCGTTTTAAAAGCCTCGCCGAGACGGGCGAAATCGCGACCAATAAACCGCAACCGGCGGGCCGTCACGGCGGTATGGACAAGGTGGAGGAATAA
- a CDS encoding zinc-dependent alcohol dehydrogenase: MRALCWNGVNDLRVETVGDPTIVNPHDVILKVGLTTTCGSDLHVIDGLIPSMEEGDILGHEFMGEVVEVGPEVKNIRRGDRVVVPSFISCGSCWYCNHGLTSCCDNTNPNAHLQEKILGYPTAGIYAYSHAFGGYAGSHAEYVRVPFADNDCFIVPENVSDEQALFLSDAAPTGYMGADFCNIHPGDTVAVWGCGGVGLMAAQSAFLLGAERVIAIDRFPERLAMARDIVGAIPLDYTNVDIYEALLEITGGRGPDSCIDAVGMEAHGEGLEYAYDRTKQALKMHTDIGAALRQAIRACRKGGTLAILGVYGMMDKFPLGVAMNKGLTIRTAQQHGQAYMKRLLDHASRGELRTDFLATHRFSLEDAPRGYEMFKNKEDGCVRAVFKP, encoded by the coding sequence ATGCGAGCACTCTGCTGGAACGGCGTCAACGATCTGCGCGTCGAGACCGTGGGCGATCCGACTATCGTCAATCCGCATGATGTGATCCTTAAAGTGGGCCTGACCACGACCTGCGGCTCCGATTTACACGTCATCGACGGACTTATTCCGAGCATGGAAGAGGGCGATATCCTCGGCCATGAATTTATGGGCGAAGTGGTGGAAGTGGGCCCGGAGGTGAAAAACATCCGCCGCGGCGACCGCGTCGTGGTGCCGTCGTTTATCTCGTGCGGCTCCTGCTGGTACTGTAATCACGGCCTGACTTCGTGTTGCGATAACACCAACCCGAACGCGCATCTGCAGGAAAAAATCCTCGGCTACCCGACGGCAGGAATTTACGCCTACAGCCATGCGTTCGGCGGCTATGCCGGGTCGCACGCCGAATATGTGCGTGTGCCGTTCGCCGATAACGACTGCTTTATCGTGCCGGAAAATGTCTCTGACGAGCAGGCACTGTTTCTCTCTGACGCCGCGCCGACAGGCTATATGGGCGCGGATTTTTGCAATATTCACCCCGGCGACACGGTGGCGGTATGGGGCTGCGGCGGTGTCGGGCTGATGGCGGCCCAGAGCGCGTTCCTGCTGGGCGCTGAAAGAGTCATTGCCATTGACCGTTTCCCGGAGCGGCTGGCGATGGCGCGCGACATCGTGGGTGCTATTCCGCTGGATTACACGAACGTGGATATTTACGAAGCGTTGCTTGAGATAACCGGCGGCCGCGGCCCGGACAGCTGCATTGACGCGGTTGGGATGGAGGCGCACGGCGAAGGGCTGGAATATGCCTATGACCGCACCAAACAGGCGCTCAAAATGCACACTGATATTGGCGCCGCGCTGCGTCAGGCGATCCGCGCCTGCCGAAAAGGCGGCACGCTCGCCATTCTCGGCGTTTACGGCATGATGGATAAATTCCCGCTCGGCGTGGCGATGAATAAAGGCTTAACCATTCGCACCGCCCAGCAGCACGGCCAGGCCTATATGAAACGCCTGCTGGATCACGCCTCCCGCGGCGAACTGCGCACCGATTTCCTCGCCACGCACCGTTTCTCGCTGGAAGACGCGCCGCGTGGCTATGAAATGTTTAAAAACAAAGAGGACGGCTGCGTGAGGGCGGTGTTTAAGCCCTGA
- a CDS encoding MalY/PatB family protein, with product MAFNFDEEINRRHSDSIKWNAHDESVLPMWVADTDFRSPACITDALIARVQHGVFGYGAHPQGLAEAFIEWCQRRYQWRVEPEWLVFLPGIVAGLNLSVRAFTSPEETTVAPTPIYPPFRKSAALAGRAQRNAPLQPRGERLVLDLESLRPQLTGREKLLMLCNPQNPGGTAYRRDELEAQLAFAQEHDLIVCSDEIHCDLILTPGVQHIPFASLSEDAARRSITLMSPSKTFNIAGLGASVAVIPDAALRQRFCAAREGIVPHVDVLALTAAEAAWRGGEPWLTEQIAYLRRNRDRLYAAISGLSGLEMVVPEATYLAWVDASGLGVENPTRFFKRQGLGFSPGADFGAPQHVRINFGCTAATLETAIARLTQAVSAANVRA from the coding sequence ATGGCATTCAATTTCGACGAAGAGATCAACCGCCGTCACAGCGACAGCATTAAGTGGAACGCCCATGACGAATCGGTATTGCCGATGTGGGTGGCCGACACCGATTTTCGCTCGCCCGCCTGTATTACGGATGCGCTGATAGCGCGCGTGCAGCACGGCGTGTTTGGCTACGGCGCGCATCCGCAGGGGCTGGCTGAAGCCTTTATTGAATGGTGCCAGCGTCGCTACCAGTGGCGCGTTGAACCGGAGTGGCTGGTCTTTTTGCCAGGGATTGTGGCGGGGCTTAATCTCTCGGTGCGCGCGTTTACCTCGCCGGAAGAAACCACGGTTGCGCCCACGCCGATTTACCCGCCGTTTCGCAAATCCGCCGCCCTTGCCGGTCGCGCGCAGCGTAACGCGCCGTTGCAGCCGCGCGGCGAACGGCTGGTGCTGGATCTGGAAAGCCTGCGCCCGCAGCTTACCGGGCGCGAAAAGCTCCTGATGCTCTGTAACCCGCAAAATCCTGGCGGCACCGCATACCGCCGTGACGAACTCGAAGCGCAGCTCGCGTTTGCGCAGGAGCATGACCTTATCGTCTGTTCTGATGAAATCCACTGCGATCTGATCCTCACGCCCGGCGTGCAGCATATCCCGTTCGCCTCGCTCAGCGAGGACGCCGCGCGGCGCTCCATCACGCTGATGTCGCCGTCGAAAACGTTTAATATCGCCGGGCTTGGCGCGTCGGTGGCGGTGATCCCGGATGCCGCGCTGCGCCAGCGTTTTTGCGCCGCGCGTGAAGGCATTGTGCCGCATGTGGACGTACTGGCGCTGACGGCCGCCGAAGCGGCATGGCGCGGCGGTGAGCCGTGGCTTACTGAGCAAATTGCGTATCTGCGCCGCAACCGCGACCGGCTATACGCCGCCATTAGCGGGCTGTCGGGGCTTGAGATGGTAGTGCCGGAGGCGACGTATCTGGCGTGGGTGGATGCGTCCGGACTTGGCGTTGAGAACCCGACGCGCTTCTTTAAGCGCCAGGGGCTCGGCTTCTCCCCCGGCGCGGATTTCGGCGCGCCGCAACACGTGCGGATTAACTTCGGCTGCACCGCCGCCACGCTGGAGACGGCCATTGCGCGTCTGACACAGGCGGTCAGTGCGGCGAACGTCAGGGCTTAA
- the cutC gene encoding copper homeostasis protein CutC, whose amino-acid sequence MALLEICCYSQACAMTAQAAGADRIELCSAVNEGGLTPSAGVLKGVRAQITIPVHPIVRPRGGDFCYNESEFAAMLDDIAFIRELGFPGLVTGVLNEDGGVDLARMHKIMRAADGMAVTFHRAFDMCASPLKALEELTDLGVARILTSGQQASAEKGISLITELKQKSRAPIIMAGAGVRLSNLNLFLAQGIDELHSSAGIHVASPMRYRNTGVSMSSDASVDEYSRYQVDGDAVAAMKAALTSVQ is encoded by the coding sequence ATGGCGTTACTGGAAATCTGCTGTTACAGCCAGGCCTGCGCAATGACCGCACAGGCGGCGGGCGCTGACCGCATTGAGCTGTGTTCGGCGGTTAACGAGGGCGGCCTGACGCCGTCAGCGGGCGTGCTCAAAGGCGTGCGTGCGCAGATAACGATCCCCGTTCATCCTATCGTGCGCCCGCGCGGCGGCGATTTTTGCTACAACGAGAGCGAGTTTGCGGCGATGCTGGACGATATCGCGTTTATCCGTGAACTGGGCTTTCCGGGGCTTGTGACGGGCGTGCTGAATGAGGACGGCGGGGTGGATCTGGCCCGAATGCATAAAATAATGCGCGCCGCCGACGGCATGGCGGTGACATTTCATCGCGCCTTCGACATGTGCGCCAGCCCATTGAAAGCGCTGGAAGAATTAACCGATCTCGGCGTGGCGCGCATCCTCACTTCGGGCCAGCAGGCGAGCGCGGAAAAAGGAATTTCATTAATTACGGAACTAAAGCAGAAATCCCGTGCTCCAATCATTATGGCCGGTGCAGGGGTACGGCTTAGCAACCTCAACCTGTTCCTGGCGCAGGGGATAGACGAGCTTCACAGCTCGGCGGGCATCCATGTAGCCTCTCCCATGCGTTATCGCAATACCGGCGTCTCGATGTCATCGGACGCAAGCGTTGACGAATACTCCCGTTACCAGGTGGATGGCGACGCGGTAGCCGCCATGAAGGCGGCGCTTACGTCAGTGCAATGA
- a CDS encoding Hsp70 family protein, translating into MIVGIDLGTTNSLAAVWQEGNPRLIANALGECLTPSVVGLDDEGRVLVGKAARERLHTHPHLTTALFKRHMGTAWTVRLGGKLFRAEELSALVLKSLKEDIERACGETVTEAVISVPAYFSDAQRKATRVAGELAGLHVEKLINEPTAAALAYGLHRGAEEGTFLVFDLGGGTFDVSVLELFEGVMEVRASAGDNFLGGEDFDQALIDAFVARQMVAGGLPDPAAHTHALRREAERVRHALGDRPVATFTLRAEDQTWSQDFHQGELNDIFAPLLTRLRLPIERALRDARIRVADLDEILLVGGASRMPLVRRLAAGLFGRFPSVSINPDEAVALGAAVQAALKKRDAALEEVVLTDVCPYTLGIETVKAFGRHLDDGHYLPVIERNVVVPVSRVKTVCTLADNQTMVEFTLYQGESRLVKDNIALGKMRVPVPPRPAGEVSLDVRFTYDINGILEAEVTVPLTGERHQLIIENNPGMLTPQEIAERLAQLSALKIHPRERQPNTHLMARLDRLYQETTGEIREEISYLGARFQQALESQDDARIDKARQEITQQATQSKPGCGFSDARTGDPRA; encoded by the coding sequence ATGATCGTCGGCATCGATCTCGGTACCACCAATAGCCTCGCTGCCGTCTGGCAGGAGGGCAATCCGCGGCTTATCGCTAACGCGCTGGGCGAATGTCTCACGCCGAGCGTCGTCGGCCTTGATGACGAAGGGCGCGTGCTGGTCGGCAAAGCCGCCCGCGAGCGTCTGCACACGCATCCGCATCTCACCACCGCACTTTTCAAACGGCATATGGGCACCGCCTGGACCGTCCGGCTCGGGGGCAAACTGTTCCGCGCTGAAGAACTCTCGGCGCTGGTTTTAAAAAGCCTGAAAGAAGATATCGAGCGCGCCTGCGGCGAGACGGTCACCGAAGCGGTGATAAGCGTGCCGGCGTATTTCAGCGATGCCCAGCGTAAAGCCACGCGTGTCGCGGGCGAACTGGCCGGGCTTCACGTTGAAAAACTGATTAATGAACCGACCGCGGCGGCGCTGGCTTACGGCCTGCATCGCGGCGCAGAAGAGGGCACCTTTCTGGTGTTCGATCTCGGCGGCGGCACGTTTGACGTTTCGGTGCTGGAGCTGTTCGAAGGCGTGATGGAAGTACGCGCCAGCGCCGGCGATAACTTTCTCGGCGGCGAAGATTTCGATCAGGCGCTGATTGACGCCTTCGTGGCGCGCCAGATGGTGGCAGGCGGCCTGCCCGACCCGGCGGCGCACACGCATGCCCTGCGTCGCGAGGCCGAGCGGGTGCGCCATGCGCTTGGCGATCGCCCTGTCGCCACTTTTACGCTGCGTGCTGAAGACCAGACCTGGAGCCAGGACTTTCATCAGGGCGAGCTGAACGATATTTTCGCGCCGCTCCTTACCCGCCTGCGCCTGCCCATTGAGCGCGCGCTGCGCGATGCCCGCATTCGCGTTGCGGATCTTGACGAGATCCTGCTGGTCGGCGGTGCGAGCCGTATGCCTCTGGTACGCCGCCTGGCCGCCGGGCTGTTTGGCCGCTTCCCGTCGGTGTCGATAAATCCTGACGAGGCGGTCGCGCTTGGTGCGGCCGTGCAGGCGGCGCTGAAAAAACGCGACGCGGCGCTGGAAGAAGTGGTGCTGACGGATGTCTGCCCTTATACGCTTGGCATTGAAACCGTCAAAGCCTTTGGCCGTCATCTTGACGACGGTCACTATCTGCCGGTGATTGAGCGCAACGTGGTGGTGCCGGTGAGCCGGGTAAAAACAGTCTGTACGCTTGCCGATAATCAGACGATGGTAGAGTTTACGCTTTACCAGGGCGAAAGCCGTCTGGTGAAAGACAACATTGCGCTTGGCAAAATGCGCGTGCCGGTGCCGCCGAGACCGGCGGGCGAGGTGTCGCTGGACGTGCGGTTCACCTATGACATCAACGGTATTCTGGAAGCCGAAGTCACGGTACCGCTCACCGGCGAGCGCCATCAGCTCATTATAGAAAACAACCCTGGCATGCTAACGCCGCAAGAGATTGCCGAACGGCTGGCGCAACTGAGCGCGCTGAAAATTCACCCGCGCGAACGCCAGCCCAACACGCATCTGATGGCGCGTCTCGACCGACTGTATCAGGAGACCACTGGCGAGATACGCGAGGAGATTAGCTATCTCGGGGCGCGCTTCCAGCAGGCGCTGGAGAGCCAGGACGACGCGCGCATCGATAAAGCCCGTCAGGAAATAACGCAGCAGGCAACGCAATCGAAGCCGGGATGTGGCTTTTCTGATGCGCGCACTGGAGATCCTCGGGCTTGA
- the lysM gene encoding peptidoglycan-binding protein LysM: MGLLNFVKEAGEKIWDSVSGHNDAAAQNAKVQEHLKKTGIPDADKVQVQVDDGKATVTGQGLSQEAKEKILVAVGNIAGIGHVDDNVAVATPAPESQFYTVKKGDTLSAISKEVYGDANQYPKIFEANKPMLTSPEKIYPGQVLRIPK; this comes from the coding sequence ATGGGCTTACTGAATTTTGTAAAAGAAGCGGGCGAAAAAATCTGGGACAGCGTTTCCGGGCATAACGACGCGGCGGCACAGAACGCCAAAGTGCAGGAACACCTCAAGAAAACCGGTATTCCGGATGCCGATAAAGTTCAGGTGCAGGTGGATGACGGCAAAGCGACCGTGACCGGGCAAGGCTTAAGCCAGGAAGCGAAAGAGAAAATCCTGGTGGCCGTCGGCAACATCGCGGGCATCGGGCATGTCGATGACAACGTCGCGGTGGCGACCCCGGCACCGGAAAGCCAGTTCTACACGGTGAAAAAAGGCGACACCCTCAGCGCTATCTCGAAAGAAGTTTATGGCGATGCGAATCAATACCCTAAAATCTTTGAAGCCAATAAACCGATGCTGACCAGCCCGGAAAAAATCTATCCGGGCCAGGTGTTGCGTATTCCGAAGTAA
- the cmoB gene encoding tRNA 5-methoxyuridine(34)/uridine 5-oxyacetic acid(34) synthase CmoB — translation MIDFGKFYQQIACGPLAHWLETLPAQVAAWQRDALHGQFKQWKNSLDNLPALVPDQLDLLHSVSAQRAEPLSDGQRKRIEQLLRTLMPWRKGPFSLYGIDIDTEWRSDLKWDRVLPHITPLAGRTILDVGCGSGYHLWRMVGAGAQLAVGIDPTQLFLCQFEAVRKLLGGDNRAHVLPLGIEQIPALNAFDTVFSMGVLYHRRSPLEHLWQLKDQLVKDGELVLETLVVEGDENTVLVPGERYAQMRNVYFIPSAPALKNWLEKCGFVDVKIADFSVTTVEEQRRTAWMETESLADFLDPHDATKTREGYPAPLRAVLVARKP, via the coding sequence ATGATCGATTTCGGCAAATTTTATCAGCAGATCGCCTGCGGGCCGCTTGCCCACTGGCTGGAAACGCTGCCCGCTCAGGTCGCCGCCTGGCAGCGCGACGCCCTGCACGGCCAGTTTAAGCAGTGGAAAAATTCCCTCGATAATCTGCCTGCGCTGGTGCCGGATCAGCTTGATCTGCTGCACAGCGTCAGCGCGCAGCGTGCTGAGCCGCTCAGCGATGGCCAGCGCAAGCGCATCGAACAGCTGCTGCGCACGCTGATGCCGTGGCGTAAAGGGCCGTTCTCGCTCTACGGTATCGACATCGACACCGAGTGGCGCTCCGATCTCAAATGGGACCGCGTGCTGCCGCATATCACGCCGCTTGCCGGGCGCACCATTCTGGATGTCGGCTGCGGCAGCGGTTATCACCTGTGGCGTATGGTCGGCGCGGGCGCGCAGCTCGCGGTCGGCATCGACCCGACGCAGCTTTTCCTGTGCCAGTTTGAGGCGGTGCGTAAGCTTTTAGGCGGTGACAATCGCGCCCACGTGCTGCCGCTTGGCATTGAGCAGATACCCGCGCTGAACGCGTTCGACACCGTCTTTTCGATGGGCGTGCTTTACCACCGCCGCTCGCCACTGGAGCACCTCTGGCAGCTTAAAGATCAGCTGGTGAAAGACGGCGAACTGGTGCTGGAAACGCTGGTGGTGGAAGGCGATGAAAACACCGTGCTGGTACCGGGCGAGCGCTACGCCCAGATGCGCAACGTCTACTTTATTCCCTCCGCGCCCGCGCTGAAAAACTGGCTGGAGAAGTGCGGTTTTGTGGATGTGAAAATCGCCGATTTCTCGGTCACGACGGTGGAAGAGCAGCGCCGCACCGCCTGGATGGAAACGGAGTCGCTGGCGGATTTCCTCGATCCCCATGACGCCACCAAAACCCGCGAAGGCTACCCCGCCCCGCTGCGCGCCGTGCTGGTTGCACGCAAACCCTGA